A portion of the Blautia hansenii DSM 20583 genome contains these proteins:
- the nadA gene encoding quinolinate synthase NadA, which translates to MKAMKEEIEQLKKEKNAVILAHYYVPKEVQEVADFVGDSYYLAKKARETEAEIIVFAGVSFMGESAKILNPTKKVLLPDAEADCAMAHMASAKKVQEMREKYEDLAVVCYINSTAALKTVSDVCVTSSNAVKIVKALPNKNIFFIPDENLGSYVAKQVPEKNILLNDGYCPVHKKITVETVRQTKAKYPQVEFLAHPECTEEILAEADFIGSTSDIIGYAEKSSKKEFLIGTEDGVFAELMKKCPEKSFYSVMQGQCCADMKKVTLEKVRDCLKEEKYEVEITEDTREKAQKALDKMLELAK; encoded by the coding sequence ATGAAAGCCATGAAAGAGGAAATCGAACAGCTGAAAAAAGAAAAAAATGCAGTAATTTTAGCACATTATTATGTTCCAAAGGAAGTTCAGGAGGTTGCGGACTTTGTAGGCGACTCCTATTATTTAGCAAAAAAGGCAAGAGAGACAGAGGCAGAAATTATTGTTTTTGCAGGTGTTTCTTTTATGGGGGAAAGTGCCAAAATTTTAAATCCCACGAAGAAAGTATTATTGCCGGATGCAGAGGCAGATTGTGCAATGGCACACATGGCATCAGCGAAAAAAGTACAGGAAATGCGAGAAAAATATGAGGATTTGGCAGTAGTATGCTACATTAATTCAACAGCCGCTTTAAAGACGGTTTCTGATGTATGCGTGACCTCATCCAACGCAGTAAAAATTGTAAAAGCATTGCCAAATAAAAATATTTTCTTTATTCCGGATGAAAATCTGGGAAGCTATGTGGCAAAACAAGTACCTGAAAAAAATATTCTTTTAAATGACGGATATTGTCCGGTACATAAAAAAATTACAGTGGAAACCGTAAGGCAGACAAAGGCAAAATACCCACAGGTAGAATTCTTGGCACATCCGGAATGCACAGAGGAAATTCTGGCAGAGGCAGACTTTATCGGAAGCACTTCGGACATTATCGGCTATGCAGAAAAGTCTTCAAAAAAGGAATTTTTAATTGGCACAGAGGACGGTGTTTTCGCAGAGCTTATGAAAAAATGCCCTGAAAAAAGCTTCTATTCTGTTATGCAAGGACAGTGTTGTGCAGATATGAAAAAAGTCACTCTTGAGAAGGTGCGTGACTGCTTAAAAGAAGAAAAATATGAGGTGGAAATTACAGAAGACACCAGAGAAAAAGCACAGAAAGCATTGGACAAAATGCTGGAGCTGGCAAAGTAG
- a CDS encoding class I SAM-dependent methyltransferase, with protein sequence MSNEVVNYYENYREEDRITTNNARRIEFLTTIYKFDKLLKGNLKILDCAAGTGAYAFYLADKGHNLTATDITPRHIKIINEQLKDRTYSMETKVLDATDMRCFEDGCFDVVLNMGPFYHLTDDMSRNKCLSESIRVLKKGGYLITAYIPRLYLNQMLVMSVIT encoded by the coding sequence ATGAGTAATGAAGTAGTAAATTATTATGAAAATTATCGAGAAGAAGATAGAATTACGACTAATAATGCAAGGAGAATAGAATTTTTAACAACAATATATAAATTTGATAAATTGTTGAAGGGTAATTTGAAAATTTTAGATTGTGCTGCTGGTACAGGTGCTTATGCTTTTTATTTGGCAGATAAAGGACATAATCTCACAGCAACAGATATAACACCAAGACATATTAAAATAATAAACGAACAGTTAAAGGATAGAACATATTCAATGGAAACAAAAGTATTAGATGCTACTGATATGAGATGTTTTGAAGATGGGTGCTTTGATGTGGTGTTAAACATGGGCCCTTTTTATCATTTAACCGATGATATGTCAAGGAATAAATGCTTAAGCGAGTCTATAAGAGTTTTGAAAAAAGGTGGATATCTTATTACAGCATATATTCCAAGATTATATCTTAATCAGATGCTTGTTATGTCAGTTATTACATGA
- a CDS encoding L-aspartate oxidase: MNKIKADVLIVGTGASGLFAALHIPSDMQVILITKDDLKNSDSYLAQGGICVLRDENDYESFMEDTLKAGHYENRKESVDIMIRSSREVINELISYGVDFAKRDGKLDYTREGCHSKARILFHEDITGEEITSKLLMAVKKLPNVKIMEHTTMLDLIEKDNTCMGILAETENEECMGIQAEHTILASGGIGGLYQHSTNYPHLTGDALAIAMRHKVELENIDYIQIHPTTLYSLKPGRRFLISESVRGEGAKLYNAKGERFANEVLPRDMMTKEIHKQMELDNKPYVWLDMTVLGEKVILNHFPHIYERCLEEGYDVTKEWIPVVPAQHYFMGGIHVDADSKTTMKSLYAVGETSCNGVHGANRLASNSLLESLVFAERAAKNIEKNREKCKTNDADFDKLYQETQECIVSQKECLAEVYKNEILKEIERERQAK, translated from the coding sequence ATGAATAAGATAAAAGCAGATGTGCTGATTGTAGGAACAGGCGCAAGCGGACTTTTTGCAGCGCTTCATATTCCTTCCGATATGCAGGTTATATTGATTACAAAGGATGACCTTAAAAACAGCGACTCTTATCTGGCGCAGGGTGGAATTTGCGTTTTAAGAGACGAAAATGACTATGAAAGCTTTATGGAAGACACCTTAAAAGCGGGGCACTATGAGAACCGAAAAGAGTCTGTGGATATCATGATACGTTCTTCCAGAGAGGTCATTAATGAACTGATTTCTTACGGAGTAGATTTCGCAAAGCGTGACGGAAAGCTGGATTATACAAGAGAGGGCTGTCATTCAAAAGCCAGAATTTTATTCCATGAAGATATTACCGGAGAGGAAATTACAAGTAAGCTTTTAATGGCTGTGAAAAAGCTTCCAAATGTAAAAATTATGGAGCATACCACCATGCTGGATTTAATCGAGAAGGACAATACCTGTATGGGAATTCTTGCAGAAACGGAAAATGAGGAATGTATGGGAATTCAGGCAGAGCATACCATACTGGCAAGCGGCGGAATTGGAGGTTTATATCAACATTCTACCAATTATCCCCATTTAACAGGAGATGCTCTGGCAATCGCTATGCGCCATAAAGTGGAATTAGAAAATATTGATTATATTCAAATTCATCCTACGACCTTATATTCTTTAAAACCGGGAAGACGTTTTCTGATTTCGGAGTCTGTAAGGGGAGAAGGAGCAAAATTATATAATGCAAAAGGAGAACGTTTTGCAAATGAGGTGCTTCCAAGAGACATGATGACAAAGGAAATCCATAAGCAGATGGAATTGGATAATAAGCCTTATGTGTGGCTGGATATGACGGTTTTAGGAGAAAAAGTGATTTTAAATCATTTTCCTCATATTTATGAAAGATGTCTGGAGGAAGGCTATGATGTAACCAAGGAATGGATACCCGTAGTTCCTGCCCAGCACTATTTTATGGGGGGAATTCATGTGGATGCAGACAGTAAAACAACAATGAAAAGTCTGTATGCAGTAGGTGAGACAAGCTGTAACGGCGTGCACGGCGCTAACCGTCTTGCAAGCAATTCTCTTTTGGAAAGTCTGGTTTTTGCTGAGCGTGCGGCAAAAAATATTGAAAAAAATAGGGAAAAATGCAAGACAAATGATGCTGATTTTGATAAACTGTATCAAGAGACACAAGAGTGTATTGTAAGTCAGAAGGAATGTCTGGCAGAGGTGTATAAGAACGAAATTCTGAAAGAAATAGAAAGAGAGAGACAGGCAAAATGA
- a CDS encoding GNAT family N-acetyltransferase, which produces MVGETRRKEILKYISESDKPVSGTKLAELFHVSRQVIVQDIALLRAADCEILSTNRGYICQGTKKFVRVFQVCHTDEKIEEELNAVVDCGGTVIDVFVQHHIYGELRASLQISSRRQVKQFVEDIRTGKSRPLTNITSGHHCHTISADSEEVLELIEEAFQKMGIYEDERENMEITIRNAKLEEASVLAQIEAECFPKAEAASAEEIQKRMSTFLESFFVAEVQGEIAGFINGAVTDRPSLPDELYHNAALHKPDGAYQTVFGLDVREAYRNQGIAGKLLDFLSDTAKERGKKGVILTCKEHLLKFYGSHGFENFGVADSTHGGACWYDMRKMF; this is translated from the coding sequence ATGGTTGGAGAAACACGCAGAAAAGAAATTTTAAAATATATTTCGGAAAGCGACAAACCGGTATCAGGAACAAAGCTGGCAGAACTTTTTCATGTAAGCAGACAGGTAATTGTACAGGATATTGCATTACTGCGTGCGGCAGATTGTGAAATTCTGTCTACCAACAGAGGATATATCTGTCAGGGAACAAAGAAATTTGTTCGGGTTTTTCAGGTGTGTCATACCGATGAAAAAATAGAAGAAGAATTAAACGCAGTAGTAGACTGCGGAGGCACAGTTATAGATGTGTTTGTACAGCACCATATTTACGGAGAATTAAGAGCTTCCCTGCAAATCAGCTCCAGAAGACAGGTAAAACAGTTTGTGGAGGATATTCGCACAGGAAAATCACGTCCTCTTACAAATATTACATCCGGTCATCACTGCCATACCATCAGTGCAGACAGTGAGGAGGTTTTAGAGCTTATTGAAGAAGCCTTTCAGAAAATGGGAATTTATGAGGATGAGAGAGAAAATATGGAAATTACAATCAGAAATGCAAAATTAGAAGAAGCCTCTGTATTGGCGCAGATTGAAGCAGAGTGTTTTCCAAAGGCAGAAGCAGCTTCGGCAGAGGAAATTCAAAAACGCATGAGTACATTTTTAGAAAGTTTTTTCGTAGCAGAAGTACAGGGAGAAATTGCCGGTTTTATTAACGGAGCGGTGACAGACCGGCCCTCTTTACCGGACGAGCTTTATCATAATGCGGCACTGCATAAGCCTGACGGAGCTTACCAAACAGTGTTTGGATTAGACGTAAGAGAAGCATACAGAAATCAGGGAATTGCAGGAAAGTTGCTGGATTTTCTCTCCGATACGGCAAAAGAAAGAGGAAAAAAAGGTGTGATTTTAACCTGTAAAGAACATTTGCTGAAGTTTTACGGAAGTCATGGATTTGAAAACTTTGGGGTGGCAGACTCAACACACGGAGGAGCTTGCTGGTATGATATGAGAAAAATGTTTTAG
- a CDS encoding PfkB family carbohydrate kinase, whose amino-acid sequence MTIKEIAKLAGVSISTVSKIVNNKADNINIETRNRVLKIVKEYNYTPYGTAKNISNAKTFVIGVLLRHSTLLNLMLKGIMDMAQKHGYNVLLCDSMDSEEKELKHITALCRHHVDGVIWEPVSENSIQYEHYFQEQDIAVSYINSSLPEASHCLDFMQMGYLAAQKLLDYRHTHIACLTKPGSFRSKMVFEGFKKCLFDNEIPYSEDMKLFVTDPDFYTQISLQGFTGIVSTHFEAALSLYEKVKSFHYHIPSDLSLISLREDAGDAICFPRISSLQIPYEAFGEKVCYHLIAACENLNEPEFTLFTSDNLTLDHEESLNAPPSCRYKKVISVGSINTDITLTVDELPSSGSTTVTTASCISLGGKGANQAIGAARLGREVILIGKIGNDYDSTVIYDTLKKEHVLTHGIRRSSASATGKAYIHVQKDAESCITVLPGANETLSPEDILSREHLFDGCGYCLISTEIPMNTCIQAAKTAHFHHAKNIVKPATLKALPTELLANADIFVPNKREAALLCPSENTVEKQADYFYRQGCPVIIITLGHQGSYVKTADFSGYFPAADFPSIDSTGGADAFIAAFASYLTEGYPLLNAVKIATHAAGFCISRTGVVPALIDRTSLENHIKMTEPTLLTLA is encoded by the coding sequence TCTTTTAAGACACAGCACTTTGCTGAACCTGATGCTAAAGGGCATTATGGATATGGCGCAAAAGCATGGCTATAATGTTCTTCTTTGCGACAGTATGGACTCTGAAGAAAAGGAATTAAAACACATTACCGCACTGTGCAGGCATCATGTGGACGGTGTTATCTGGGAGCCCGTCAGTGAAAACAGTATTCAATACGAACATTATTTTCAGGAGCAGGATATTGCTGTTTCCTACATTAACTCCTCCCTTCCGGAAGCCTCTCACTGTCTGGATTTTATGCAGATGGGTTATCTTGCTGCCCAAAAGCTTTTAGATTATCGCCATACTCATATTGCATGCCTGACAAAGCCCGGAAGCTTTCGCTCCAAAATGGTATTTGAAGGATTTAAGAAATGTCTTTTTGACAATGAAATTCCCTACTCAGAGGATATGAAGCTTTTCGTTACCGACCCTGACTTTTATACCCAGATTTCCTTGCAGGGCTTTACAGGAATTGTCAGCACCCACTTTGAGGCTGCTCTTTCTCTGTATGAAAAAGTAAAGAGCTTTCATTACCATATTCCTTCCGACTTATCCCTTATAAGTCTTCGGGAGGATGCGGGAGACGCCATCTGTTTTCCCAGAATTTCCTCTCTCCAAATCCCCTACGAGGCTTTCGGAGAAAAAGTCTGCTATCATTTAATTGCAGCCTGCGAAAACTTAAATGAACCTGAATTTACACTCTTTACTTCTGATAATCTCACTTTGGACCATGAAGAAAGCTTAAATGCGCCGCCTTCCTGCCGCTATAAAAAAGTGATTTCCGTAGGAAGCATCAATACGGATATTACACTGACCGTAGACGAGCTCCCAAGCTCCGGCAGTACCACCGTTACTACCGCCTCCTGTATTTCCCTTGGGGGAAAAGGAGCAAATCAGGCCATTGGCGCTGCCCGCCTCGGACGTGAAGTGATTTTAATCGGAAAAATCGGAAATGATTATGACTCCACCGTTATTTATGATACGTTAAAGAAAGAGCATGTGCTGACTCACGGAATACGAAGAAGCTCTGCCTCTGCCACCGGAAAGGCATATATTCACGTACAAAAAGATGCGGAAAGCTGTATTACTGTTCTGCCCGGCGCTAATGAAACCCTGTCTCCTGAGGACATCTTATCAAGAGAACATTTATTTGACGGCTGCGGTTATTGTTTGATTTCCACGGAAATCCCTATGAATACCTGTATACAGGCTGCCAAAACAGCCCATTTCCATCACGCCAAAAACATTGTAAAGCCCGCCACTCTAAAGGCGCTGCCAACTGAGCTTTTGGCAAATGCAGATATTTTCGTTCCCAATAAACGAGAAGCCGCACTTTTATGTCCTTCTGAAAACACAGTAGAAAAGCAGGCTGATTATTTTTACCGTCAAGGCTGTCCTGTGATTATTATCACCTTAGGTCATCAGGGTTCTTACGTAAAAACAGCAGATTTTTCCGGTTATTTTCCTGCTGCCGATTTTCCTTCCATCGACTCTACGGGAGGTGCTGACGCTTTTATTGCTGCTTTTGCTTCTTATTTAACAGAAGGGTATCCTCTTTTGAATGCAGTGAAAATCGCAACTCATGCAGCCGGATTTTGTATTTCCAGAACCGGTGTAGTGCCGGCGCTCATTGACAGAACCTCCTTGGAAAATCATATTAAAATGACAGAACCGACGCTTTTAACTCTAGCATAG
- the nadC gene encoding carboxylating nicotinate-nucleotide diphosphorylase, with protein sequence MNDITMKLNADNLIKMALQEDISSEDVTTNAVMRNRKQGEVQLICKQDGIIAGLGVFERVFKLLDETTEVEFYAEDGDEVKNKQLLGVIRGDIRVLLSGERTALNYLQRMSGIATYTHQIAELLKETKIKLLDTRKTTPNMRIFEKYAVKVGGGYNHRYNLSDGILLKDNHIGAAGSVKKAVEMAKEYAPFVRKIEIETENLEMVKEAVEAGADIIMLDNMTPEVMKEAVKLIDGRAETECSGNVTKENIERLVEVGVDYISSGALTHSSPILDLSLKNLHEV encoded by the coding sequence ATGAACGATATTACAATGAAATTAAATGCAGATAATTTGATAAAAATGGCATTACAGGAAGATATCAGCAGCGAGGATGTTACTACAAATGCCGTTATGCGAAACAGAAAACAGGGAGAAGTACAGCTGATTTGCAAGCAGGATGGAATTATTGCCGGACTGGGTGTATTTGAGCGTGTTTTCAAGCTTTTGGATGAGACAACAGAGGTAGAATTTTACGCAGAAGACGGCGATGAGGTAAAGAATAAACAGCTTTTGGGAGTAATACGTGGAGACATCCGTGTGCTTCTTTCCGGCGAGCGTACTGCGCTGAATTATTTGCAGAGAATGAGCGGAATTGCGACTTATACACATCAGATTGCAGAGCTTTTAAAAGAAACAAAAATCAAGCTTTTAGACACCAGAAAAACAACTCCGAACATGCGTATTTTTGAAAAATATGCGGTAAAAGTCGGCGGCGGTTATAATCACAGATACAACCTTTCTGACGGAATTTTATTGAAGGATAATCATATCGGAGCAGCAGGAAGTGTGAAAAAAGCAGTGGAAATGGCAAAGGAATATGCTCCTTTTGTTCGTAAAATCGAGATTGAAACAGAAAATCTGGAGATGGTAAAGGAGGCAGTAGAAGCCGGAGCAGACATTATTATGCTGGATAATATGACGCCGGAGGTAATGAAAGAGGCAGTGAAGCTCATTGACGGCAGAGCAGAAACCGAGTGCTCCGGTAATGTTACAAAAGAGAACATTGAACGTCTGGTAGAAGTCGGCGTAGACTATATTTCCAGCGGGGCTTTGACACATTCCTCTCCGATTTTAGACTTGTCCTTAAAAAATCTTCACGAGGTATAA
- a CDS encoding ATP-binding protein, protein MYLRDIVYQELLRRGYKVTVEKNGDKEIDFVCHKRDEKLHIQVAYLLASEETVQREFGVYDTIRDNFPKYVVSLDEFDMSRNGIKHRNIRDFLLAEEWN, encoded by the coding sequence GTGTACTTGCGAGACATTGTTTATCAAGAATTATTACGCCGTGGCTATAAAGTCACAGTAGAAAAAAACGGCGATAAGGAAATCGATTTTGTGTGCCATAAGCGAGATGAAAAGCTACATATTCAGGTTGCCTATCTGCTTGCCTCCGAGGAAACTGTTCAACGTGAATTCGGAGTATACGATACAATCCGAGACAATTTCCCGAAATATGTGGTTTCTTTAGATGAATTTGATATGAGCCGCAATGGTATCAAGCACCGTAATATCCGTGATTTTCTCTTAGCTGAAGAATGGAACTAA